In the genome of Oncorhynchus masou masou isolate Uvic2021 chromosome 26, UVic_Omas_1.1, whole genome shotgun sequence, one region contains:
- the LOC135514980 gene encoding protein mono-ADP-ribosyltransferase PARP12-like isoform X2 translates to MRLQIKLTCILFPLIILEMFLQLDWNPPVVCFTYNKGSGEYGYCPDKGSCRRLHVCGRYITGTCAADVDCDRSHDFYEPHPLNTLQQRGVPNELVASMLSTYRNIQAIGHTNDASNTLCKKDSDDCLLKSKALPSHWDKSLVPETGFKRVALQSSSAEHKNILDLFHQTMTGFSVKTIERVQNRILWEVFSWQGDVMRKANVGKGNEKQLFHGTDSKHVDAICLQNIAWRMDGTQGTPYGQGSYFSKDAKFSHSYTSQSGVRSMFVCRVLVGNYTQGHSSYLCNPSKDGSHTISYDSCVDDIYNPSVFVVVGKHRVYPEYLIQYREGSRPGTYVPPPNFVQNQSHHNMHWTSIPVMLRSPATPVLPNNARFRSPCPTGQRTPRPTLTHASAQFGSLNSVTHPLFQSGLMTYVSPPPPWVGSMTSIPHAPPSSTRSQFTKMKAKSKSMASLDNL, encoded by the exons atgagactccaaattAAGCTcacgtgcatcctgtttccattgatcatccttgagatgtttctacaacttgattggaatccacctgtg GTTTGCTTCACATACAACAAAGGTAGTGGAGAGTACGGTTACTGTCCTGACAAAGGGAGCTGCAGAAGACTCCACGTCTGTGGGCGCTACATTACAGGAACCTGTGCTGCAGATGTGGACTGTGACAGGTCTCACGACTTCTACGAGCCCCACCCGCTCAACACCCTGCAGCAGAGGGGAGTACCTAATGAACTGGTGGCATCCATGTTGTCCACCTACCGCAACATCCAGGCAATCGGGCATACTAATGATGCTAGTAACACACTTTG CAAAAAAGACTCTGATGACTGCCTGCTGAAATCCAAAGCTTTACCCAGTCACTGGGATAAATCTTTAGTACCTGAAACTGGATTCAAG AGGGTTGCTCTGCAGAGTTCCTCAGCTGAGCACAAGAATATTCTGGATCTTTTCCACCAAACTATGACTGGCTTCAGTGTGAAGACTATTGAGAGGGTGCAGAATCGGATTCTGTGGGAGGTCTTTTCGTG GCAAGGAGATGTGATGAGAAAGGCAAATGTAGGGAAAGGGAATGAGAAGCAGCTCTTCCATGGAACAGACTCTAAACACGTGGACGCTATATGCCTGCAGAACATAGCCTGGAGGATGGATGGAACACAAGGAACGCCCTATGGGCAAG GAAGCTACTTCTCTAAGGATGCCAAGTTCTCCCACAGCTACACCAGCCAGTCAGGAGTCAGGTCCATGTTTGTTTGTCGTGTGCTGGTGGGAAACTACACGCAAGGACACTCCAGCTACCTCTGCAACCCTTCAAAAGATGGAAGTCACACCATCTCCTATGACAGCTGTGTGGATGATATCTACAACCCCTCTGTATTTGTGGTGGTCGGGAAGCACCGAGTTTACCCAGAGTACCTCATTCAGTACAGGGAAGGGTCCAGGCCTGGGACCTATGTTCCACCACCTAACTTTGTCCAGAACCAGAGCCACCACAACATGCACTGGACATCTATTCCAGTCATGCTACGCTCACCAGCCACCCCTGTGCTGCCCAACAATGCAAGGTTCAGATCTCCTTGCCCAACAGGACAGAGAACCCCCAGACCTACCTTGACACATGCTTCTGCACAGTTTGGCTCCCTGAACTCTGTGACACATCCGTTGTTTCAGTCAGGTCTGATGACTtatgtctctcctccaccaccctgGGTCGGCTCTATGACCTCCATACCACACGCACCTCCATCAAGTACAAGATCACAGTTTACTAAAATGAAAGCAAAAAGTAAATCTATGGCATCACTAGATAATCTATAA
- the LOC135515115 gene encoding mucin-2-like, with protein sequence MSRGFSEVQRPSTVSSVTEPMCVLTTEWAWFWEDEYGKWIQYASIKEMHRWSSITSEDLEKRFQEDQSAVVKFTAGQQSYELSFRDMTQKNKRYGTVRMVRRRPVFVSTADSRTNRTYKSSQNFRDVPGFWDKSAIPDIGYKTVTLLSSDRDYQKVQRLFNNTMRGFQITSIERVQNRDLWEVFQWKRDLMKKNNGGKSCKELHLFHGTDPKHVDAICRDNFDWRLCGTNGTTYGEGSYFARDAKYSHCFTGHSGVRSMFVCQVLVGDYTRGNSALRRPPPKGEGNPTFYDSCVDNVLNPSIYVVFEKHQVYPEFLIRYDDGVMHLSSSAPAPPKTVSIQSTYIVQYPASNQIQAAASATLQNPQVPSTSTLSPSQAATTFSNPTNYFPPSRLPKPGRTTLGFSQSAVIMKPAPSSQLVDNTLGQANWSYTPSFSKLPHKLIIQASAPSRTPTTPPSTPSCTPTTPASIPSPTLPTPSSTPSYILPTPASTPSYTRITPASTLSYTRVTPASTPSRTPTTPASTPSRTPSTPSRTPTTPASTPSRTPSTPSRTPSTPSRTPSTPSSTPSTPSRTPTTPASTPSRTPSTPSRTPTTPASTPSRTPSTPSRTPSTPSRTPSTPSRTPTTPASTPSRTPSTPSRTPSIPSRTPSTPSRTPTTPASTPSRTSSTPSRTSTTPASTPFYAPTRPPSIPSRTLTPSASAPSPTLTPSASAPSTTLIPSASAPSPTLTPSASAPSPTLTPSASAPSPTLTPSASAPSPTLTPSASAPSPTLTPSASAPSPTLTPSASAPSPTLTPSASAPLPHLLPHQCPLSHTYSFSQCPLSHTYSLSQCPLSHTYSLSQSHTPSASHTYSFSQCPLSHTYSFSQCPLSHTYSLSQCPLSHTYSLSQCPLSHTYSLSQCPLSHTYSLSQCPLSHTYSFSQCPLSHTYSFSQCPLSHTYSFSQCPLSHTYSLSQCPLSHTYSLSQCPLSHTYSFSQCPLSHTYSFSQCPLSHTYSLSQCPLSHTYSLSQCPLSHTYSLSQCPLSHTHYPWHCPHSHTHSLKQPLSHTQYPCQAPFSHIFPFN encoded by the exons ATGAGCCGCGGATTCAGTGAAGTTCAACGTCCCTCCACAGTGTCCTCAGTGACCGAGCCCATGTGTGTACTCACCACAGAGTGGGCGTGGTTCTGGGAGGACGAGTACGGCAAATGGATCCAGTACGCATCCATC AAAGAGATGCACAGATGGTCGTCCATCACCAGTGAAGACCTTGAGAAAAGGTTCCAGGAGGATCAAAGTGCTGTGGTGAAGTTCACTGCAGGCCAGCAGTCTTATGAGCTGAGTTTCAGAG ACATGACGCAAAAAAACAAAAGATACGGTACTGTAAGGATGGTCAGGCGTCGTCCTGTGTTTGTTTCAACTGCAGACAGCAG GACAAATAGAACATACAAGTCCTCTCAGAATTTCAGAGATGTTCCTGGATTTTGGGACAAGTCTGCCATACCTGACATTGGATATAAG ACAGTCACTCTTCTGAGTTCTGACAGGGACTATCAGAAGGTCCAGAGACTTTTCAACAACACCATGAGGGGCTTCCAGATCACCAGCATCGAGAGGGTCCAAAACAGGGACCTCTGGGAAGTCTTCCAGTG GAAAAGAGATTTGATGAAGAAAAACAATGGGGGTAAAAGCTGCAAGGAGCTTCATCTCTTCCACGGAACGGACCCAAAACACGTAGACGCCATTTGCAGAGATAACTTCGACTGGAGGCTGTGTGGAACCAATGGAACTACGTATGGCGAAG GGAGTTACTTTGCCAGGGATGCCAAGTACTCACACTGCTTCACCGGCCACTCAGGAGTGAGGTCCATGTTTGTTTGTCAGGTGCTTGTTGGTGACTACACACGGGGTAATTCGGCGCTCCGTCGTCCCCCTCCAAAAGGCGAGGGAAATCCCACTttctatgacagctgtgtggACAATGTCCTGAACCCATCCATATATGTGGTGTTTGAAAAGCACCAGGTGTACCCCGAGTTCCTCATCAGATATGATGATGGCGTCATGCACTTGTCCTCTTCGGCTCCAGCTCCACCAAAAACTGTCTCTATCCAATCCACTTACATAGTCCAATACCCAGCATCCAACCAGATTCAAGCAGCAGCTTCTGCTACTCTGCAAAACCCTCAAGTTCCATCCACTTCCACTTTGAGTCCATCTCAAGCAGCCACCACTTTCTCTAATCCAACCAATTATTTTCCCCCTTCACGTCTCCCAAAACCTGGCCGAACCACATTGGGATTCAGTCAATCTGCAGTCATCATGAAGCCAGCCCCAAGTTCTCAATTGGTGGATAACACCCTAGGCCAAGCTAATTGGTCTTACACTCCCTCATTCAGCAAACTCCCTCATAAACTCATTATCCAAGCCAGCGCCCCCTCTCGTACACCCACTACCCCACCCAGCACCCCCTCTTGTACACCCACTACCCCAGCCAGTATCCCCTCTCCTACACTCCCTACCCCATCCAGTACCCCCTCTTACATACTACCTACCCCAGCCAGTACCCCCTCTTATACACGCATTACCCCAGCGAGTACCCTGTCTTATACACGCGTTACCCCAGCCAGTACCCCCTCTCGTACACCCACTACCCCAGCCAGTACCCCCTCTCGTACACCAAGTACCCCCTCTCGTACACCCACAACTCCAGCTAGTACCCCCTCTCGTACACCCAGTACCCCCTCTCGTACACCCAGTACCCCCTCTCGTACACCCAGTACCCCCTCTAGTACACCCAGTACCCCCTCTCGTACACCCACTACCCCAGCCAGTACCCCCTCTCGTACACCCAGTACCCCCTCTCGTACACCCACAACTCCAGCTAGTACCCCCTCTCGTACACCCAGTACCCCCTCTCGTACACCCAGTACCCCCTCTCGTACACCCAGTACCCCCTCTCGTACACCCACAACTCCAGCTAGTACCCCCTCTCGTACACCCAGTACCCCCTCTCGTACACCCAGTATCCCCTCTCGTACACCCAGTACCCCCTCTCGTACACCCACAACCCCAGCGAGTACCCCCTCTCGTACATCCAGTACCCCCTCTCGTACATCCACAACCCCAGCCAGTACCCCGTTTTATGCACCCACTAGGCCACCCAGCATCCCCTCTCGCACACTTACTCCTTCAGCCAGTGCCCCCTCTCCCACACTTACTCCTTCAGCCAGTGCCCCCTCTACCACACTTATTCCCTCAGCCAGTGCCCCCTCTCCCACACTTACTCCCTCAGCCAGTGCCCCCTCTCCCACACTTACTCCTTCAGCCAGTGCCCCCTCTCCCACACTTACTCCTTCAGCCAGTGCCCCCTCTCCCACACTTACTCCCTCAGCCAGTGCCCCCTCTCCCACACTTACTCCTTCAGCCAGTGCCCCCTCTCCCACACTTACTCCTTCAGCCAGTGCCCCCTCTCCCACACTTACTCCTTCAGCCAGTGCCCCTCTCCCACACTTACTCCCTCA CCAGTGCCCCCTCTCCCACACTTACTCCTTCAGCCAGTGCCCCCTCTCCCACACTTACTCCCTCAGCCAGTGCCCCCTCTCCCACACTTACTCCCTCAGCCAGTCCCACACCCCCTCAGCCTCCCACACTTACTCCTTCAGCCAGTGCCCCCTCTCCCACACTTACTCCTTCAGCCAGTGCCCCCTCTCCCACACTTACTCCCTCAGCCAGTGCCCCCTCTCCCACACTTACTCCCTCAGCCAGTGCCCCCTCTCCCACACTTACTCCCTCAGCCAGTGCCCCCTCTCCCACACTTACTCCCTCAGCCAGTGCCCCCTCTCCCACACTTACTCCTTCAGCCAGTGCCCCCTCTCCCACACTTACTCCTTCAGCCAGTGCCCCCTCTCCCACACTTACTCCTTCAGCCAGTGCCCCCTCTCCCACACTTACTCCCTCAGCCAGTGCCCCCTCTCCCACACTTACTCCCTCAGCCAGTGCCCCCTCTCCCACACTTACTCCTTCAGCCAGTGCCCCCTCTCGCACACTTACTCCTTCAGCCAGTGCCCCCTCTCCCACACTTACTCCCTCAGCCAGTGCCCCCTCTCGCACACTTACTCCCTCAGCCAGTGCCCCCTCTCGCACACTTATTCCCTCAGCCAGTGCCCCCTCTCGCACACTCATTACCCCTGGCACtgcccacactcacacactcactcgctCAAGCAACCCCTTTCGCACACTCAGTACCCCTGCCAGGCCCCCTTCTCGCACATTTTCCCGTTCAACTGA